In Manduca sexta isolate Smith_Timp_Sample1 chromosome 23, JHU_Msex_v1.0, whole genome shotgun sequence, one DNA window encodes the following:
- the LOC115449329 gene encoding la protein homolog yields MTEEKEVAPETNGQENDEKNANVEKESELESAIIRQVEYYFGDLNLPRDKFLREQVKLDDGWVPIEVLTTFNRLKKLSKDVEVIANALHKSTSGLLEISEDNKKIRRSAEFPVPEMNEERRKDLLDRTIYAKGFDKNATLDDLLKYFKDYNAVENVVMRRYLDKSKKRLFKGSIFVTFKNREEAEKFINIKGLKYNDTELIVEWQGDYLKQKQEEYLAKKDSKDKKGKQKEKEQEKEEFTLPTGTILHFTDCTEKTTREHVKDALTAIGGEIAYIDFKLGDTKGWVRLLKEDSAKELAEKMTDGKLKIGETDVTFRVLEGEEERTFLDKTIEEMVKRRKNMKQNKHKGKNFKGKHGRKRRQDDGDEVPQKKVKADS; encoded by the exons ATGACTGAGGAAAAAGAAGTCGCGCCCGAGACCAACGGACAGGAGAATGACGAGAAAAATGCTAACGTGGAAAAAGAATCTGAGCTCGAATCTGCCATTATACGCCAAGTGGAGTATTATTTCG GTGACTTGAATCTTCCTCGTGACAAGTTTCTGCGCGAGCAAGTCAAGCTGGATGACGGTTGGGTTCCCATCGAAGTTCTGACTACATTCAACCGACTTAAGAAACTAAGCAAAGATGTTGAGGTCATCGCCAATGCTCTTCACAAGTCCACCAGCGGACTGTTGGAG ATTTCagaagacaataaaaaaataaggcgCAGTGCTGAATTTCCTGTACCAGAAATGAACGAGGAGCGCCGCAAGGACCTCTTAGACAGGACCATATACGCAAAGGGTTTTGATAAGAATGCCACATTGGACGATCTCCTGAAATACTTCAAAGATTACAACGCTGTTGAAAATGTGGTCATGAGACGATATTTGGACAAGTCAAAGAAAAGGTTGTTCAAGGGAtcaatatttgtaacatttaagAACAGGGAAGAG gctgaaaagtttattaatataaaaggaCTTAAATACAACGATACAGAGTTGATTGTTGAATGGCAAGGGGACTATCTGAAGCAAAAGCAAGAGGAATACTTAGCAAAGAAAGATTCTAAAGATAAGAAAGGAAAACAGAAGGAGAAG GAACAAGAGAAAGAAGAGTTCACGCTGCCAACAGGGACAATCCTTCATTTTACTGACTGCACTGAGAAAACAACCAGAGAGCATGTGAAGGATGCTCTGACAGCTATAG GTGGCGAAATCGCATACATAGACTTCAAACTCGGCGACACGAAAGGCTGGGTGCGTCTATTAAAAGAAGACTCTGCAAAAGAATTGGCTGAAAAGATGACTGACGGCAAACTGAAGATTGGCGAAACTGACGTTACCTTCCGCGTCTTGGAGGGCGAGGAGGAAAGGACATTCCTGGACAAAACCATAGAAGAGATGGTGAAACGACGCAAGAACATGAAACAGAACAAACACAAAGGCAAGAACTTCAAGGGGAAACATGGAAGGAAACGCAGGCAAGATGATGGTGATGAGGTGCCCCAAAAGAAAGTTAAGGCAGACAGTTAG
- the LOC115451190 gene encoding protein asteroid: MGVRGLTTYINYNEDVFLKTFLLHDTCLIIDGHSLCAQLYRSLNCFSAFGGDYDKFAGYVKTFFKNLRKCRVTAYILFDGSHESRKLKTAYTRLRSKICGASRLDPVTQGGLQIFPMFLRDVFKEIFRDMEIPYTICEFEADDEIAAMARHLNCPVLSYDSDFFIYNVLYIPFNTLDLKPTLVEENGNKVFVLECKIYRVEQLTKHFGGLKEEMLPLLATLLGNDYVEKRVFNKFFSQLKMPKSKKKKNEQQRCIHGLFKWLQNETLETAISKILGRLKKKQKARVLSIMKKSIEGYYKKHCRSLEYFNIADNIAEETIEFEFPDIVSDNDQFADEEIENEKDTDNVEKSNYEKEIDDVEGKDNETQMDKESDSETEEEALSDEENSKEDSDIEDQLILGLPEWFAKGIRKNYIPHSYINLYTHCLHFCSPQAEDYQDKDSFFCTLPILRYAFDIMTDYSRENCIYVSREKDNAYRRILIDQEYSVPRPFDILFQDLSEDQLKSCFHHFIKEKMPLLDMCLIDLLPPNFQIFMVSLLWWVQKCDIPLGNVHSLFISYIMLDVIDEKTGTFRGSYYFKNKYSKKIEEFKKNSSNESDDGELFLNKNKVQYEDCMIAASALLAHFELDDKIRKRPKSYDIRKIHSFAQFQCCLSQFNNLNQLCRKPFENTTYSKCYNGTFVYNIATKLENQIDPVSYFDQYLRGAVTVLRFYKSLCQIYSKCADSMGLVNKKWEGKKQRRKKNNNIDEELNFIVKGFESEVVI, from the coding sequence ATGGGAGTTCGAGGTTTGACGACATACATAAACTATAACGAAGATGTGTTTCTGAAAACTTTTTTGCTTCACGATACATGTTTAATAATAGACGGGCATAGTCTTTGCGCCCAGTTGTACCGATCTCTCAACTGTTTTTCAGCCTTCGGTGGAGATTATGACAAATTTGCGGGatatgttaaaacatttttcaaaaatctGCGAAAATGTCGCGTAACTGCGTACATCCTCTTTGATGGCAGCCATGAATCCAGAAAATTGAAGACTGCATACACTAGGCTCAGATCTAAGATATGTGGTGCATCGCGTCTCGATCCCGTCACCCAAGGCGGTTTGCAAATATTTCCCATGTTCCTACGAGATGTTTTTAAGGAAATCTTCAGAGATATGGAAATACCTTACACCATTTGTGAATTTGAAGCCGATGATGAGATTGCTGCGATGGCCCGGCACCTCAACTGTCCTGTGTTGAGCTATGACTCAGACTTTTTCATTTACAATGTTTTGTACATACCATTTAACACATTGGATTTAAAACCAACACTTGTTGAGGAAAATGGAAACAAAGTTTTTGTGCtagaatgtaaaatttatagagTAGAGCAACTGACCAAACATTTTGGGGGGTTGAAGGAGGAAATGCTTCCTTTGTTAGCAACTTTGTTGGGCAATGATTATGTAGAGAAGAGGGTTTTCAATAAATTCTTTTCACAGTTGAAAATGcctaaaagtaaaaagaaaaagaatgaACAGCAAAGGTGCATCCATGGTCTCTTCAAATGGCTTCAGAATGAGACATTGGAAACAGCAATATCAAAAATCTTAGGAAGACTTAAGAAAAAACAGAAAGCCAGAGTTTTATCCATCATGAAAAAAAGTATTGAAGGCTATTACAAAAAACATTGCAGATCTcttgaatattttaacattGCTGACAATATTGCTGAAGAAacaattgaatttgaatttccTGATATTGTGAGTGATAATGATCAATTTGCTGATgaagaaattgaaaatgaaaaagaTACAGATAATGTAGAAAAATCAAACTATGAGAAAGAAATTGATGATGTGGAAGGAAAAGACAATGAAACGCAAATGGATAAAGAAAGTGATTCAGAAACTGAGGAGGAGGCATTATCTGATGAAGAAAATTCAAAGGAAGACAGTGATATAGAGGACCAACTAATATTGGGATTGCCAGAATGGTTTGCCAAGGGAATTCGAAAGAATTACATACCACATTCATATATTAACCTCTACACTCACTGTTTACATTTCTGTTCTCCACAAGCCGAGGATTATCAAGATAAAGACTCTTTCTTCTGCACATTGCCAATACTTAGATATGCCTTTGATATCATGACAGATTATTCCAGGGAGAATTGTATATATGTTAGTAGGGAGAAAGACAATGCGTACCGTAGAATACTTATAGATCAGGAATACTCTGTGCCAAGACCTTTTGATATACTGTTTCAAGATTTATCTGAAGACCAATTAAAATCATGTTTCCATCATTTTATTAAGGAGAAGATGCCATTACTAGACATGTGTTTAATAGATTTACTGCCaccaaattttcaaatatttatggTATCTTTACTTTGGTGGGTGCAGAAATGTGATATTCCTTTGGGGAATGTGCATAGCTTATTTATTTCCTACATTATGTTAGACGTAATTGATGAAAAAACTGGCACATTCAGAGGCagttattatttcaaaaataagtaTTCAAAGAAAATAGAAGAGTTTAAAAAGAATTCAAGCAATGAAAGTGATGATGGAGAgttgtttttgaataaaaataaagttcagtATGAAGATTGCATGATAGCGGCCAGTGCACTTTTGGCACATTTTGAACTGGATGATAAGATAAGGAAGAGACCCAAGAGTTATGATATTAGGAAAATACACTCATTCGCCCAGTTTCAGTGTTGTTTGTCACAGTTTAACAATTTGAATCAACTTTGTAGGAAGCCTTTTGAGAACACAAcatattcaaaatgttataatgGCACATTTGTGTATAACATAGCTACAAAGTTAGAGAATCAAATAGATCCCGTATCATATTTTGATCAGTATCTTAGAGGTGCAGTTACTGTActaagattttataaaagtctATGTCAAATATACTCCAAATGTGCTGACAGTATGGGATTAGTCAACAAAAAATGGGAAGGAAAGAAGCAAAGAcgaaaaaagaataataatatagatgaagaactaaattttattgttaaaggaTTTGAATCTGAAGTTGTTATTtag
- the LOC115449330 gene encoding androgen-induced gene 1 protein, which translates to MLSVAFHASVVLFDIYTLWYDQKYVELPLPEEFQELPLKARAIFLTFWCLVLQTIYFSIALLNDVIGTNAPAPKKAPLIRKVKDVLFSLAFPVALYVSSVFWSIYGIHKDLIFPDDIERLFPQWINHAMHTLIVPFIMIELLFTRRNYPTRNVGITVALIFNLMYVVWIHYLYFNKGAWAYPFLEVFNWPMRIIFCTFSTFMLLTVYTIGEKINYFVSPSTTAVYSNGISKRH; encoded by the exons ATGCTGTCCGTGGCGTTCCACGCATCCGTTGTGTTGTTCGACATATACACGCTGTGGTACGATCAGAAATATGTGGAGTTACCTTTACCGGAGGAGTTCCAGGAGCTGCCGTTGAAGGCGAGAGCGATATTCCTCACGTTTTGGTGTCTT GTTCTACAAACGATATACTTCAGCATTGCTCTACTGAACGACGTCATCGGCACCAACGCACCGGCCCCAAAGAAGGCGCCCTTAATCAGGAAAGTTAAGGATGTACTTTTCAGCCTGGCGTTTCCCGTCGCACTCTACGTGTCTTCCGTTTTCTGGAGCATCTACGGCATCCACAAAGACTTAATATTTCCGGATGACATAGAGAGACTGTTCCCACAATGGATTAACCACGCGATGCACACGCTAATTGTGCCTTTTATTATGATAGAATTGTTATTCACGAGAAGGAATTATCCTACGAGAAATGTGGGCATCACAGTGGccctaatatttaatttgatgtatgTGGTTTGGatacattatttgtatttcaacAAAGGAGCGTGGGCGTACCCTTTCTTAGAGGTATTCAACTGGCCCATGAGAATTATATTCTGTACTTTCAGCACGTTTATGTTATTAACTGTTTATACAATAGgtgaaaaaattaattatttcgtatCACCAAGTACTACAGCTGTTTATTCGAACGGCATATCAAAAAGACACTGA